In the genome of uncultured Fibrobacter sp., one region contains:
- a CDS encoding VOC family protein, with protein MKLEGFGIFVDDMATMVRFYRDVLDFEIKEDENTTNVFLEKDGTLFLLFRKSDFEKMTSQKFAYCKGVNGHFEIALGVANYAEVDKAYAKVTAAGAKSVMSPTTEPWGQRTCYIADPEGNLVEIGSFVKE; from the coding sequence ATGAAATTAGAAGGCTTTGGAATTTTTGTCGATGACATGGCGACGATGGTCCGCTTTTATAGAGATGTCTTGGACTTTGAAATCAAGGAAGACGAAAATACGACCAACGTTTTTCTAGAAAAGGACGGCACTTTGTTCTTGCTGTTCCGAAAATCCGATTTTGAAAAAATGACGAGTCAGAAGTTCGCTTACTGCAAAGGCGTCAACGGACATTTCGAAATAGCATTGGGTGTCGCTAACTACGCTGAAGTAGACAAGGCGTATGCCAAAGTCACTGCGGCAGGAGCGAAAAGCGTCATGTCGCCGACTACGGAACCGTGGGGGCAGCGTACTTGCTACATCGCCGACCCCGAAGGCAATTTGGTAGAAATCGGGTCTTTCGTCAAGGAGTAA
- a CDS encoding GyrI-like domain-containing protein, with translation MPFDFKKEYKEFYMPKGKPEIVTVPKMNYIAVRGRGNPNEEDGEYKKSIELLYGIAYTIKMSKKGDHKIEGYFDYVVPPLEGFWWQENLDGIDYGHKENFQWISVIRLPDFVTKADFEWAIEEATRKKKMDFSKVEFLEIEEGLCVQCMHSGSYDNEPAAVAAMDKFIADNGYENDISDTRRHHEIYLSDARKVAPDKLKTVIRHPIKKI, from the coding sequence ATGCCGTTTGACTTCAAGAAAGAATACAAAGAATTCTATATGCCCAAGGGCAAGCCTGAAATTGTCACCGTCCCGAAGATGAACTACATCGCGGTGCGTGGCAGGGGCAACCCGAATGAAGAAGATGGTGAATACAAAAAGTCTATCGAACTTTTGTACGGAATCGCATACACGATTAAGATGAGTAAAAAGGGTGACCACAAAATCGAGGGTTACTTTGATTACGTGGTGCCACCGCTTGAAGGATTCTGGTGGCAAGAAAATCTTGACGGAATTGATTACGGCCACAAGGAAAATTTCCAGTGGATTTCCGTCATCAGGCTCCCAGATTTTGTAACCAAGGCTGATTTCGAATGGGCAATTGAAGAAGCAACCCGCAAAAAGAAAATGGACTTTTCGAAAGTCGAATTTCTAGAAATCGAAGAAGGGCTTTGCGTACAATGCATGCATTCCGGCTCATACGATAACGAGCCTGCAGCTGTCGCGGCAATGGACAAGTTCATCGCCGACAACGGTTATGAAAACGATATTTCGGATACGAGACGCCACCACGAGATTTACCTTTCCGATGCGCGTAAAGTTGCTCCGGACAAGTTAAAGACTGTTATCCGCCACCCGATTAAAAAAATCTAG
- a CDS encoding zinc ribbon domain-containing protein, which translates to MEMKFCQSCGMPLTPEILGTNADGSKNEEYCIYCYKDGAFTGDFNMEQMVEFCSQFVDEFNKNTGKSLTREEYKVELRKYFPTLKRWRLPADQLPHATSPIKQKFIEEVNALGIKDMPTIDNLFVLQGSFINQEYKINGNSVKLLDDNASYWGNQVKKIGDEGRCFGIACDEHYILVSEYGKNGADAEIVVFKKR; encoded by the coding sequence ATGGAAATGAAGTTTTGTCAGAGCTGCGGAATGCCGCTCACGCCGGAAATCCTCGGCACTAACGCCGACGGCAGCAAGAACGAAGAATACTGCATCTACTGCTACAAAGACGGTGCATTCACCGGCGACTTCAACATGGAACAGATGGTCGAATTCTGCTCGCAGTTCGTCGATGAATTCAACAAGAATACAGGCAAGAGCCTTACCCGCGAAGAGTACAAGGTAGAACTCCGCAAGTACTTCCCGACGCTCAAGCGCTGGCGCCTCCCCGCGGACCAACTTCCGCACGCCACCTCGCCCATAAAGCAGAAGTTCATTGAAGAAGTCAACGCGCTGGGCATCAAGGACATGCCGACTATCGACAACCTCTTTGTGCTGCAGGGCTCGTTCATCAATCAGGAATACAAGATCAACGGCAACAGCGTCAAGCTTTTAGACGATAACGCAAGCTACTGGGGAAACCAGGTCAAAAAGATTGGTGACGAAGGCCGCTGCTTTGGAATCGCCTGCGACGAACACTACATTCTCGTGAGCGAATATGGCAAGAACGGCGCCGATGCAGAAATCGTCGTATTCAAGAAACGATAA
- a CDS encoding TIGR03905 family TSCPD domain-containing protein — MEETFKTRGVCATTIQFTRDGDKIRNIRFTGGCNGNLKAIAKLCEGMSAEDIAAKLLGNTCNGKPTSCADQLARAVLGKEA; from the coding sequence ATGGAAGAGACTTTCAAGACCAGAGGCGTTTGCGCGACGACCATCCAGTTCACGCGCGACGGAGACAAAATCAGGAACATCCGCTTTACGGGCGGATGCAACGGAAACTTGAAGGCAATCGCGAAGCTCTGCGAAGGCATGAGCGCCGAAGATATCGCGGCAAAGCTCCTGGGCAACACCTGCAACGGGAAGCCGACATCGTGTGCCGATCAGCTCGCTCGCGCGGTACTCGGGAAAGAAGCTTAA
- a CDS encoding Fic family protein — protein MHKFDYSFLKNGVLPANLVNTTSSIASLKTMASFRKESHQEIFTELESIAKVQSVKSSNAIEGIITSDDRIAQIVNQNSAPLNHDEAEIAGYRDALSLIHTGYSDIPFSVQSMLSLHRTLLAQVAQSRGGAFKNEDNVILEIDKSGMRKIRFAPVRAAETQKAMEQLELAYMDAAADDSISKLLLIPCVMLDFLCIHPFRDGNGRMSRLLSLLLLYKNGYDVGKYISYEEQINKNKSWYYESLRESSVNWHESHNDYFPFVQHFLSMLYQCYQELDKRFATVNSNKITKSSRIEATVLNSLLPISKSEICKILPDVSPTTVEYVLGKMLKSGVVTTVGAGRGTKYLKR, from the coding sequence ATGCATAAGTTTGACTATTCCTTCTTGAAAAATGGGGTCTTGCCTGCAAATTTGGTCAATACGACATCCTCTATTGCGTCGTTAAAGACGATGGCTTCATTCCGCAAGGAATCCCATCAAGAGATTTTTACGGAACTTGAATCCATTGCCAAGGTGCAGTCCGTCAAAAGTTCAAATGCTATTGAGGGTATCATAACTAGCGATGATCGAATTGCGCAAATCGTGAACCAGAATAGCGCACCGCTCAATCACGACGAAGCGGAAATTGCGGGTTATCGTGACGCCCTTTCGCTTATCCATACCGGCTATAGCGATATTCCGTTTTCGGTACAGAGCATGCTTTCTCTGCATCGGACGCTTCTTGCACAAGTCGCCCAAAGTCGCGGAGGCGCGTTCAAGAACGAAGACAACGTGATTCTGGAAATCGACAAGTCGGGAATGCGCAAGATTCGCTTTGCGCCTGTGCGTGCTGCCGAAACGCAAAAGGCGATGGAACAACTTGAACTCGCTTATATGGATGCTGCGGCTGATGACTCGATAAGCAAACTGTTGCTGATTCCATGCGTGATGCTTGACTTTCTGTGCATCCACCCGTTCAGGGACGGAAACGGCAGAATGTCGCGATTGCTCTCGCTGCTTCTTTTGTACAAGAATGGCTACGATGTCGGCAAGTACATTTCTTACGAAGAGCAAATCAACAAGAACAAGTCGTGGTATTACGAATCGTTGCGGGAATCTTCCGTGAATTGGCATGAGAGTCACAATGACTACTTCCCGTTCGTTCAGCACTTTTTAAGTATGCTTTACCAGTGCTATCAGGAATTGGATAAACGCTTTGCGACTGTAAATTCAAACAAGATAACAAAGTCATCCCGCATCGAGGCGACTGTCTTGAATAGCCTTCTCCCGATATCGAAATCCGAGATTTGCAAGATTCTCCCTGATGTCAGCCCGACTACCGTCGAATATGTTTTGGGAAAGATGCTGAAAAGCGGAGTCGTCACGACTGTTGGCGCCGGGCGTGGCACGAAGTATCTGAAGAGGTAA